In the Deltaproteobacteria bacterium genome, one interval contains:
- a CDS encoding glycosyltransferase family 2 protein — MKLSVIIPALNEEDFLPDTIRMLRENSVSQIGKEIIVSDSGSDDGTPELALRLGARLVESKDRARGRAVALNRGAGAATGDVFLFLDADTTPPYGYDACIERVLSDPETVGGAFEFSLDGAEFGLRVVEFLNRIRYRLRQRYYGDQGIFVRADVFRRVGGCPERPILEAAYLCKALRKEGKLKLVGLGMNTSPRRFIEGGIYRVLAKDIKIWFLDLIGFSVDNFADDYWKENRVRAKK, encoded by the coding sequence ATGAAACTCAGTGTGATAATTCCAGCGTTGAATGAAGAGGATTTCCTCCCTGACACTATCCGTATGCTGAGAGAAAATTCTGTAAGCCAAATCGGTAAAGAGATAATCGTTTCCGACTCGGGCTCGGATGACGGCACTCCCGAATTGGCCCTTCGGCTGGGCGCGAGGCTTGTCGAATCTAAGGACCGGGCTCGGGGTAGGGCTGTGGCGCTGAACAGGGGGGCGGGCGCCGCCACCGGAGATGTTTTTCTGTTCCTTGACGCCGATACAACGCCTCCTTACGGCTATGATGCTTGTATAGAGAGGGTTTTAAGCGATCCTGAAACGGTCGGAGGGGCATTCGAGTTCTCGCTAGACGGCGCGGAATTCGGACTTCGCGTCGTAGAGTTTCTCAACCGGATCAGATACAGATTAAGACAGCGGTATTACGGTGATCAGGGGATTTTTGTCCGCGCCGATGTATTCAGAAGGGTCGGAGGCTGTCCCGAAAGGCCCATCCTTGAAGCGGCGTATTTATGCAAGGCGCTCCGGAAGGAAGGGAAACTCAAACTTGTCGGACTCGGGATGAATACCTCCCCCCGCCGCTTCATCGAAGGGGGAATTTACCGGGTACTGGCAAAAGATATAAAAATATGGTTCCTGGACTTAAT